In Arvicola amphibius chromosome 1, mArvAmp1.2, whole genome shotgun sequence, one DNA window encodes the following:
- the LOC119802303 gene encoding steroid 17-alpha-hydroxylase/17,20 lyase isoform X3 yields MWELVGLLMLILAYFFWRKSKTLCAKYPKSLPFLPVVGSLPFLPRHGHMHVNFFKLQERYGPIYSLYLGTTPTVIIGQYQLAKEVLVKKGKEFSGRPQMVTLSLLSDQGKGIAFADSSGVWQLHRKLALSTFALFRDGDQKLEKIICQEASSLCDLLLTHNQESIDLSQPLFMSVTNIICAICFSISYENNDPILTTIKTFTEGILDGLGHDNLVDIFPWLTIFPNKTLDTIKSYVKVRDEVLSKILEKCKEKFSSDAISSLTDILIQAKMNADNNNSSEDQASNAFSDRHILSTVADIFGAGIETTVSVLRWIVAFLLHNPEVMKKIQKEIDQNIGFNCTPTFNDRNHLLMLEATIREVLRIRPVAPVLIPHKANIDSSVGEFTIPKDTHVIINLWALHHSEEEWDQPDQFMPGPRSCVGEVLARQELFLFMACLLQRFDLDVPDDGQLPSLEGDPKVVFLIDPFKVKLTVRQAWKDAQAEVSTWRS; encoded by the exons ATGTGGGAACTTGTGGGTCTCTTGATGCTCATCCTAGCCTATTTCTTTTGGCGCAAGTCGAAGACACTTTGCGCCAAGTACCCCAAGAGCCTCCCATTCCTGCCCGTTGTGGGCAGCCTGCCATTTCTCCCCAGACATGGGCATATGCATGTCAATTTCTTCAAGCTGCAGGAAAGATATGGTCCCATCTATTCTCTTTATCTGGGTACCACACCTACTGTGATCATCGGCCAGTATCAGCTGGCCAAGGAAGTGCTCgttaagaaaggaaaagaattctcCGGTCGGCCACAAATG GTGACTCTAAGCCTCTTGTCGGACCAAGGAAAAGGCATCGCCTTTGCCGACTCTAGTGGTGTCTGGCAGCTGCACCGAAAGTTGGCACTCAGCACCTTTGCCCTGTTCAGGGATGGTGACCAGAAACTGGAGAAGATCA TCTGCCAGGAAGCCAGCTCACTGTGTGACTTGCTGCTCACCCACAACCAGGAGTCCATCGATCTGTCCCAGCCATTGTTCATGTCAGTAACCAACATCATCTGTGCCATCTGCTTCAGCATCTCCTACGAGAACAACGATCCGATCCTGACCACCATTAAGACCTTTACGGAGGGCATCCTGGACGGCCTGGGTCATGATAACCTGGTGGACATATTTCCCTGGTTGACG atTTTTCCCAATAAAACCTTGGACACGATAAAGAGTTATGTTAAAGTTCGAGATGAAGTACTGTCTAAAATATTGGAAAAATGCAAG GAGAAATTCAGCAGTGACGCCATCTCCAGCCTGACAGACATTCTGATCCAAGCCAAGATGAATGCAGACAATAACAACAGCAGCGAAGACCAGGCTTCAAATGCGTTTTCAGACAGGCACATCCTTTCCACCGTGGCAGACATCTTTGGGGCCGGGATAGAGACCACCGTCTCGGTGTTGCGTTGGATTGTGGCTTTCCTGCTGCACAATCCTGAG GTGATGAAGAAGATCCAAAAAGAGATTGACCAGAATATCGGTTTCAACTGCACACCAACTTTCAATGACCGAAATCACCTCCTCATGCTTGAGGCCACTATCCGAGAAGTGCTTCGCATCAGACCAGTGGCCCCCGTACTCATCCCCCACAAGGCTAACATTGACTCAAG TGTTGGCGAGTTTACCATCCCCAAGGACACACACGTGATCATCAATCTGTGGGCGCTGCACCACAGTGAGGAGGAGTGGGACCAGCCAGATCAGTTCATGCCTG GGCCCCGCTCCTGTGTCGGAGAGGTTCTGGCCCGTCAAGAACTCTTCCTCTTCATGGCCTGCCTGCTGCAGAGGTTTGACCTGGATGTGCCAGATGATGGGCAGTTGCCCAGCCTGGAGGGTGACCCCAAGGTGGTCTTTCTGATCGACCCCTTCAAAGTGAAGCTCACGGTCCGCCAAGCATGGAAGGATGCCCAGGCAGAGGTTAGCACCTGGAGGTCATAA
- the LOC119802303 gene encoding steroid 17-alpha-hydroxylase/17,20 lyase isoform X1 has protein sequence MWELVGLLMLILAYFFWRKSKTLCAKYPKSLPFLPVVGSLPFLPRHGHMHVNFFKLQERYGPIYSLYLGTTPTVIIGQYQLAKEVLVKKGKEFSGRPQMVTLSLLSDQGKGIAFADSSGVWQLHRKLALSTFALFRDGDQKLEKIICQEASSLCDLLLTHNQESIDLSQPLFMSVTNIICAICFSISYENNDPILTTIKTFTEGILDGLGHDNLVDIFPWLTIFPNKTLDTIKSYVKVRDEVLSKILEKCKEKFSSDAISSLTDILIQAKMNADNNNSSEDQASNAFSDRHILSTVADIFGAGIETTVSVLRWIVAFLLHNPEVMKKIQKEIDQNIGFNCTPTFNDRNHLLMLEATIREVLRIRPVAPVLIPHKANIDSSVGEFTIPKDTHVIINLWALHHSEEEWDQPDQFMPERFLDPTGSHLITPSLSYLPFGAGPRSCVGEVLARQELFLFMACLLQRFDLDVPDDGQLPSLEGDPKVVFLIDPFKVKLTVRQAWKDAQAEVSTWRS, from the exons ATGTGGGAACTTGTGGGTCTCTTGATGCTCATCCTAGCCTATTTCTTTTGGCGCAAGTCGAAGACACTTTGCGCCAAGTACCCCAAGAGCCTCCCATTCCTGCCCGTTGTGGGCAGCCTGCCATTTCTCCCCAGACATGGGCATATGCATGTCAATTTCTTCAAGCTGCAGGAAAGATATGGTCCCATCTATTCTCTTTATCTGGGTACCACACCTACTGTGATCATCGGCCAGTATCAGCTGGCCAAGGAAGTGCTCgttaagaaaggaaaagaattctcCGGTCGGCCACAAATG GTGACTCTAAGCCTCTTGTCGGACCAAGGAAAAGGCATCGCCTTTGCCGACTCTAGTGGTGTCTGGCAGCTGCACCGAAAGTTGGCACTCAGCACCTTTGCCCTGTTCAGGGATGGTGACCAGAAACTGGAGAAGATCA TCTGCCAGGAAGCCAGCTCACTGTGTGACTTGCTGCTCACCCACAACCAGGAGTCCATCGATCTGTCCCAGCCATTGTTCATGTCAGTAACCAACATCATCTGTGCCATCTGCTTCAGCATCTCCTACGAGAACAACGATCCGATCCTGACCACCATTAAGACCTTTACGGAGGGCATCCTGGACGGCCTGGGTCATGATAACCTGGTGGACATATTTCCCTGGTTGACG atTTTTCCCAATAAAACCTTGGACACGATAAAGAGTTATGTTAAAGTTCGAGATGAAGTACTGTCTAAAATATTGGAAAAATGCAAG GAGAAATTCAGCAGTGACGCCATCTCCAGCCTGACAGACATTCTGATCCAAGCCAAGATGAATGCAGACAATAACAACAGCAGCGAAGACCAGGCTTCAAATGCGTTTTCAGACAGGCACATCCTTTCCACCGTGGCAGACATCTTTGGGGCCGGGATAGAGACCACCGTCTCGGTGTTGCGTTGGATTGTGGCTTTCCTGCTGCACAATCCTGAG GTGATGAAGAAGATCCAAAAAGAGATTGACCAGAATATCGGTTTCAACTGCACACCAACTTTCAATGACCGAAATCACCTCCTCATGCTTGAGGCCACTATCCGAGAAGTGCTTCGCATCAGACCAGTGGCCCCCGTACTCATCCCCCACAAGGCTAACATTGACTCAAG TGTTGGCGAGTTTACCATCCCCAAGGACACACACGTGATCATCAATCTGTGGGCGCTGCACCACAGTGAGGAGGAGTGGGACCAGCCAGATCAGTTCATGCCTG agCGTTTCTTAGACCCGACTGGAAGCCATCTCATTACACCCTCATTAAGTTACCTGCCCTTCGGAGCAGGGCCCCGCTCCTGTGTCGGAGAGGTTCTGGCCCGTCAAGAACTCTTCCTCTTCATGGCCTGCCTGCTGCAGAGGTTTGACCTGGATGTGCCAGATGATGGGCAGTTGCCCAGCCTGGAGGGTGACCCCAAGGTGGTCTTTCTGATCGACCCCTTCAAAGTGAAGCTCACGGTCCGCCAAGCATGGAAGGATGCCCAGGCAGAGGTTAGCACCTGGAGGTCATAA
- the LOC119802303 gene encoding steroid 17-alpha-hydroxylase/17,20 lyase isoform X2, translated as MHVVCVWCLQRLEEDIGSWTQSCELPCGCWKSNRGLLEEQPLQERYGPIYSLYLGTTPTVIIGQYQLAKEVLVKKGKEFSGRPQMVTLSLLSDQGKGIAFADSSGVWQLHRKLALSTFALFRDGDQKLEKIICQEASSLCDLLLTHNQESIDLSQPLFMSVTNIICAICFSISYENNDPILTTIKTFTEGILDGLGHDNLVDIFPWLTIFPNKTLDTIKSYVKVRDEVLSKILEKCKEKFSSDAISSLTDILIQAKMNADNNNSSEDQASNAFSDRHILSTVADIFGAGIETTVSVLRWIVAFLLHNPEVMKKIQKEIDQNIGFNCTPTFNDRNHLLMLEATIREVLRIRPVAPVLIPHKANIDSSVGEFTIPKDTHVIINLWALHHSEEEWDQPDQFMPERFLDPTGSHLITPSLSYLPFGAGPRSCVGEVLARQELFLFMACLLQRFDLDVPDDGQLPSLEGDPKVVFLIDPFKVKLTVRQAWKDAQAEVSTWRS; from the exons ATGCATGTCgtatgtgtctggtgcctgcagaggctggaagaggacattggatcctgGAcccagagttgtgagctgccatgtgggtgctggaaatcaaaccggggtcttctagaagagcagccg CTGCAGGAAAGATATGGTCCCATCTATTCTCTTTATCTGGGTACCACACCTACTGTGATCATCGGCCAGTATCAGCTGGCCAAGGAAGTGCTCgttaagaaaggaaaagaattctcCGGTCGGCCACAAATG GTGACTCTAAGCCTCTTGTCGGACCAAGGAAAAGGCATCGCCTTTGCCGACTCTAGTGGTGTCTGGCAGCTGCACCGAAAGTTGGCACTCAGCACCTTTGCCCTGTTCAGGGATGGTGACCAGAAACTGGAGAAGATCA TCTGCCAGGAAGCCAGCTCACTGTGTGACTTGCTGCTCACCCACAACCAGGAGTCCATCGATCTGTCCCAGCCATTGTTCATGTCAGTAACCAACATCATCTGTGCCATCTGCTTCAGCATCTCCTACGAGAACAACGATCCGATCCTGACCACCATTAAGACCTTTACGGAGGGCATCCTGGACGGCCTGGGTCATGATAACCTGGTGGACATATTTCCCTGGTTGACG atTTTTCCCAATAAAACCTTGGACACGATAAAGAGTTATGTTAAAGTTCGAGATGAAGTACTGTCTAAAATATTGGAAAAATGCAAG GAGAAATTCAGCAGTGACGCCATCTCCAGCCTGACAGACATTCTGATCCAAGCCAAGATGAATGCAGACAATAACAACAGCAGCGAAGACCAGGCTTCAAATGCGTTTTCAGACAGGCACATCCTTTCCACCGTGGCAGACATCTTTGGGGCCGGGATAGAGACCACCGTCTCGGTGTTGCGTTGGATTGTGGCTTTCCTGCTGCACAATCCTGAG GTGATGAAGAAGATCCAAAAAGAGATTGACCAGAATATCGGTTTCAACTGCACACCAACTTTCAATGACCGAAATCACCTCCTCATGCTTGAGGCCACTATCCGAGAAGTGCTTCGCATCAGACCAGTGGCCCCCGTACTCATCCCCCACAAGGCTAACATTGACTCAAG TGTTGGCGAGTTTACCATCCCCAAGGACACACACGTGATCATCAATCTGTGGGCGCTGCACCACAGTGAGGAGGAGTGGGACCAGCCAGATCAGTTCATGCCTG agCGTTTCTTAGACCCGACTGGAAGCCATCTCATTACACCCTCATTAAGTTACCTGCCCTTCGGAGCAGGGCCCCGCTCCTGTGTCGGAGAGGTTCTGGCCCGTCAAGAACTCTTCCTCTTCATGGCCTGCCTGCTGCAGAGGTTTGACCTGGATGTGCCAGATGATGGGCAGTTGCCCAGCCTGGAGGGTGACCCCAAGGTGGTCTTTCTGATCGACCCCTTCAAAGTGAAGCTCACGGTCCGCCAAGCATGGAAGGATGCCCAGGCAGAGGTTAGCACCTGGAGGTCATAA